In the Bacillota bacterium genome, ATGCTAAGACCGGGAAACTCCAGCTTTTCTTCTTGTTCGGCCACTTCCGGACAAGCCCGCCGAAGCAGGGCTTTAACTCGCATAACCAGTTCCCGCGGGCTAAACGGCTTCACCACATAATCGTCGACTCCCAGCTCAAATCCGGTCACCCGGTCGATCTCTTCCCCGCGAGCCGTGAGCATAATAATGGGCACATCGGACTTTTGCCGCATCCGCTGGCAGACCGTCCATCCATCTAGCGCCGGCAGCATCACATCTAGCAGCACCAAGGCAAACTCCTCTTGGGCAAACTTGTCCAACGCCGTGCGCCCGTCGGCTGCCTCCACCACTTGATATCCTTCCCGTTCCAAGTAGAGCCGCAGCAGATCCCGCATCCGCTGTTCGTCTTCCACTACTAAGATTTTAGTACAAGTTGCCATAACTATCGCTCCCAGCTTGAGCTATCCACTCTTTTTCCTATTTTTTTCGCCAAGGTCCGGCGTTATCCTGCTACCTGTTGTACTGACCTTCTTTCCGTTTTTATATTTCCATGTTTGCTAATAC is a window encoding:
- a CDS encoding response regulator transcription factor; translation: MATCTKILVVEDEQRMRDLLRLYLEREGYQVVEAADGRTALDKFAQEEFALVLLDVMLPALDGWTVCQRMRQKSDVPIIMLTARGEEIDRVTGFELGVDDYVVKPFSPRELVMRVKALLRRACPEVAEQEEKLEFPGLSIDHPARQVTANGLEVALTPKEYDLLYFLAGQKGRVFTREQLLERVWGYDFYGDLRTVDTHIKNLREKLKRAGQGAQYLVTVWGVGYKFEVK